From one Ignavibacteria bacterium genomic stretch:
- a CDS encoding D-tyrosyl-tRNA(Tyr) deacylase, with protein sequence MRALVQRVSEGGVYIESHKYSAEIPNGIVILLGVRTSDTEEDVNFVADKCSNLRIFEDSEGKMNLPLKDVDGEVLIISQFTLYGDARKGNRPNFTEAAKSEQAESLYLKFIERVKGNIGDGKVKAGIFGAMMKVKIINDGPVTILVESK encoded by the coding sequence TTGAGAGCTTTGGTGCAGAGGGTTTCAGAAGGGGGAGTTTACATAGAGAGCCATAAGTATTCGGCTGAAATCCCCAACGGCATAGTTATACTTTTAGGTGTCAGGACTAGCGACACCGAAGAAGACGTTAATTTTGTTGCAGATAAGTGCAGCAACTTAAGGATTTTTGAAGACAGTGAAGGAAAGATGAATCTTCCCTTAAAGGATGTGGATGGCGAGGTTTTGATCATTTCGCAGTTTACGCTCTACGGGGACGCCAGAAAGGGCAACAGGCCGAACTTTACAGAGGCTGCCAAATCTGAGCAGGCTGAAAGCCTGTACCTGAAATTTATTGAACGGGTAAAAGGTAATATTGGTGACGGGAAGGTTAAGGCGGGAATTTTCGGGGCCATGATGAAGGTTAAAATAATAAATGACGGTCCGGTTACCATATTGGTTGAATCCAAATAA
- the prmC gene encoding peptide chain release factor N(5)-glutamine methyltransferase — protein MTVLEAIRLTTEFFEKKGIESPRPNAEILLAHILKCKRLDLYLAFDKPLQEEEVLKYREYLKRRSQNEPLQYILGEVEFYGMPFKVNPSVLIPRQETEILIEVMINALDKNKPMSFLDIGTGTGNIPITLAPHFPASSFISIDVSESALKLAKENAELNRLEGKIEFVKGDILDKTFSPGKIFEVIVSNPPYVSLEEYKTLQPEITKYEPMEAVTDNSDGYTFYKTISSRAMEMLSTGGKLFFEVGQGQSDAVAMHMKNCGFTNITVKKDYLNIERVVYGEKL, from the coding sequence ATGACTGTTTTAGAAGCAATCAGGCTGACAACTGAATTCTTTGAGAAAAAGGGGATTGAATCCCCCCGGCCGAACGCCGAGATACTGCTGGCGCATATACTGAAATGCAAGAGGCTGGACCTTTATCTTGCCTTCGACAAGCCATTACAGGAAGAGGAAGTATTAAAATACCGCGAATACCTGAAAAGAAGATCGCAGAATGAGCCTCTGCAGTACATTTTAGGGGAAGTTGAGTTCTACGGGATGCCCTTTAAGGTAAATCCTTCGGTTTTAATTCCGAGGCAGGAGACTGAGATATTAATTGAAGTGATGATAAACGCCCTGGATAAAAATAAGCCGATGAGCTTTCTGGACATAGGAACGGGTACGGGGAATATACCAATTACGCTTGCCCCGCATTTTCCGGCTTCTTCATTTATTTCAATTGACGTCAGTGAAAGCGCGCTTAAACTTGCAAAAGAAAATGCAGAGCTGAACCGTCTTGAAGGAAAAATCGAGTTTGTAAAAGGGGACATACTGGATAAAACCTTCTCACCTGGGAAAATCTTTGAGGTCATTGTCTCAAATCCGCCCTATGTTTCGCTTGAGGAGTATAAGACGCTTCAGCCCGAGATTACTAAATATGAGCCGATGGAAGCTGTAACGGATAATTCCGATGGGTATACTTTTTATAAGACCATATCTTCACGTGCAATGGAGATGCTGAGTACAGGGGGAAAACTGTTCTTTGAGGTTGGGCAGGGGCAGTCGGATGCGGTGGCCATGCACATGAAAAACTGCGGCTTTACTAACATTACAGTTAAAAAGGATTACTTAAATATTGAACGCGTAGTTTATGGAGAAAAACTTTGA
- a CDS encoding glycosyltransferase family 9 protein: MKKIEIFIKNVFLRILLLLKSGSKSKGKPRFNESSKILFIRLNRIGDALVTTPLLQEVKRQVKCRVYVLADKNNSFVFTNNPNVDKVVVFRKGFKGFFETLDFIKEENFDAIVDLHDDVSTTVTYLLAMAKAPNKFGLKKGNEEVYTKTVDKPDARKVHVIDRVMALADLFDLQVCREEVNVNYFPKAESLKKVKEVLKGRFPEKKFLLGINISAGSQARFWGVEKYRELIRFLKVYNVNVLLLCSEKEAPQALEINDGLENNIFYSPSFDEFSSAISMLDMLYTPDTMAVHLASAYNVPVFGMYVHYNTTDIIWAPYRSDFECVITENNTLNDVTFNEVIEKFKPFLEKYLS; encoded by the coding sequence ATGAAGAAGATTGAAATATTCATAAAAAATGTTTTCTTAAGAATCCTGCTTCTCTTAAAGTCCGGCAGCAAGTCAAAGGGAAAGCCTCGTTTTAATGAAAGTTCAAAAATTCTTTTTATCCGCTTAAACAGAATAGGCGACGCCCTTGTTACAACACCACTTCTTCAGGAAGTAAAGCGCCAGGTAAAATGCAGGGTTTATGTGCTTGCCGATAAAAATAACTCATTTGTCTTCACAAATAACCCTAATGTGGATAAGGTAGTTGTTTTCCGCAAAGGTTTTAAGGGCTTCTTTGAAACACTGGATTTTATAAAGGAAGAAAACTTTGACGCCATAGTAGACCTGCACGATGACGTTTCAACAACAGTAACTTACCTGCTGGCAATGGCAAAGGCGCCAAATAAGTTCGGCCTGAAGAAAGGCAATGAAGAGGTCTATACAAAAACTGTTGATAAGCCTGATGCCAGGAAGGTCCACGTAATTGACAGGGTTATGGCGCTTGCAGATTTGTTTGACCTTCAGGTCTGCAGAGAAGAAGTAAACGTGAATTATTTCCCAAAGGCTGAATCGCTAAAAAAAGTTAAAGAAGTGCTTAAAGGCAGGTTCCCTGAAAAAAAATTTCTTTTAGGCATCAACATTTCAGCCGGCAGTCAGGCCCGGTTCTGGGGCGTTGAAAAATACAGGGAACTAATCAGGTTCTTAAAAGTGTATAATGTAAACGTCCTTTTACTGTGCTCGGAAAAAGAAGCCCCTCAGGCACTCGAGATAAATGACGGTCTTGAGAATAATATTTTCTACAGCCCGTCATTTGATGAATTTTCTTCGGCAATCTCAATGCTTGATATGCTCTATACTCCTGACACAATGGCCGTACATCTGGCATCAGCCTATAATGTGCCCGTATTCGGCATGTACGTCCACTATAATACAACGGATATTATCTGGGCGCCGTACCGCTCGGACTTTGAGTGCGTCATTACTGAAAACAACACATTAAATGACGTTACGTTTAATGAGGTAATTGAAAAATTTAAACCATTCCTGGAAAAATATTTATCATGA
- a CDS encoding glycosyltransferase family 9 protein, whose product MKIDKSKVKKILCIKLRGIGDVILSTVVLDNLKKEFPEAKIDYLTEAPSKAALEGLPFLNEVLILDRKKGLSAILDVRRKKYDLVLDFYTNPRTALITFLSGSRYRAGFPYKGRSYAYNLLGPAERDKFHAADLHLQFLKNLDLASELRELHFSLGNGDIEFADNFFKTNFKSNDFVVGLSPSGGWPSKKCDPVKFAEIGDEIARRLSAKILIIWGPGDKIEAFRTKELMKTEVVMAPPTDIRQMGSLMKKCRMLIANDSGPMHMATALKVPVLSLHGPTNPRLQGPYGERHEWIRLESLSCIGCNLLECPRHHECFLELPVENVMKKVMSIVEKNKLKLPVNEED is encoded by the coding sequence ATGAAAATAGACAAAAGTAAAGTTAAAAAGATACTCTGCATTAAGCTTCGCGGGATCGGGGATGTTATTTTATCGACTGTTGTTCTTGATAACCTGAAGAAAGAATTTCCTGAGGCCAAAATAGATTACCTGACGGAAGCGCCGTCTAAAGCTGCCCTCGAGGGGCTTCCCTTCTTAAATGAAGTCCTTATCCTGGACAGAAAAAAAGGCCTGTCCGCTATTCTGGATGTCAGAAGAAAAAAGTACGACCTCGTGCTCGATTTTTATACAAATCCCCGCACGGCTCTGATTACTTTTCTTAGCGGGTCGAGGTACAGGGCGGGATTCCCTTATAAGGGACGTTCTTACGCCTATAACCTCCTTGGCCCAGCAGAACGCGACAAATTCCACGCGGCTGACCTCCACCTTCAGTTCCTGAAAAACCTGGATCTCGCTTCTGAACTTAGAGAGCTCCATTTCAGCCTTGGTAATGGTGACATTGAGTTTGCAGACAACTTCTTTAAGACAAACTTTAAGTCAAATGATTTTGTTGTCGGCTTGAGCCCTTCGGGCGGATGGCCTTCAAAAAAATGCGATCCCGTTAAGTTTGCTGAAATAGGCGACGAAATAGCGCGCAGGCTTTCAGCTAAAATACTCATTATCTGGGGACCCGGGGATAAGATTGAGGCCTTCAGGACAAAAGAGCTGATGAAAACTGAAGTCGTTATGGCTCCTCCAACGGATATCCGTCAGATGGGGTCCCTCATGAAGAAATGCCGGATGCTAATTGCCAACGACAGCGGACCCATGCATATGGCAACAGCCCTAAAGGTCCCTGTCTTAAGCCTCCACGGACCAACAAACCCCAGGCTTCAGGGCCCGTATGGGGAACGTCATGAGTGGATAAGGCTTGAAAGCTTAAGTTGCATCGGGTGCAACCTTTTGGAGTGTCCCAGGCATCATGAATGCTTTCTGGAGCTCCCGGTTGAAAACGTGATGAAAAAAGTAATGTCGATTGTTGAAAAAAATAAATTGAAGCTGCCCGTAAATGAAGAAGATTGA
- a CDS encoding DNA internalization-related competence protein ComEC/Rec2, with the protein MKDYPVIRICLMFMGGIILQKIFAPGISVLFILAAFFTLLSLINLKWKSTESLLLVLSSIVIFLAGAVYFGLYKTDLKPYPFQVSRLKDVALWGKVSSVDLKRDYEIRFLLKSDSLRLNDKTYSLGLSVICRLRDEEAGSLDSAYKCLNPGQYVMIKGTFSKGRQRRNPGEFDYQNYLEERGISALHTAFSTGDISILYQAEKMPLEELVFSVRKSIDEVFSRLHTKNCASLLRGFLLADRSEVDEEVQSDFINTGVVHILAVSGSNVLLIIMIFTLLFGRFNVVVRSVLTLTGLFLFLIITGSSPSVVRAVTMGAVGSAAFLTNRSYNVFNLLAIAAVIILGLNPNQLFDSGFQLSFAAVISIAVIYPHLKSLLDRLNIKSAIIYKPLLFISVTIAAEVGVLPFTLYYFGRVSVVSLPANLLVIPLSFLISALGIVTLVLNPVSQYIASVYAGMNNLFADVLIYITHLLGSLSVSYLSIREFTLADLLISYTFLCGYFIVIRRLESLLAKWITALLCVINIFLFCSLDNKSLLPEHELTIMAIDVGQGDATLVKFPDNTTILIDAGPVSRYSDSGENTIFPLLNRLGIDKIDYGFISHVDNDHYSGFISLIKKGVIRKIFKPRLDKNYPKDLSLEQFLKKSRIPILYYRKGSLKFGNAKVYILNTEELGTSGSLNDRSGVIKIVYGSTSFLFEGDAGKMEEGILAEEYGDFLSSDFLKMGHHGSKHSSSSKMLALVKPSYGLISAGVQNRFGHPSKEVLERSRQFSIRLLRTDQEGAIILRSNGDKIRKAAWKE; encoded by the coding sequence ATGAAAGACTACCCGGTAATTAGAATATGCCTGATGTTTATGGGCGGAATTATTCTGCAAAAGATCTTTGCCCCGGGCATCAGCGTACTTTTTATACTGGCAGCTTTTTTCACTCTCTTATCCTTAATAAACCTCAAATGGAAATCCACAGAATCGTTACTACTTGTATTGTCCTCAATAGTCATTTTCCTTGCCGGGGCAGTATACTTCGGGTTGTATAAAACGGATCTTAAGCCTTATCCCTTTCAGGTTTCCAGGCTGAAGGATGTGGCGCTGTGGGGAAAGGTAAGCTCCGTTGACCTGAAAAGAGACTATGAAATAAGATTTCTGCTTAAATCGGATTCTCTAAGGCTAAATGATAAAACATACAGCCTGGGGCTTTCAGTTATCTGCCGGCTGAGGGATGAGGAGGCGGGAAGCCTCGATTCTGCATATAAATGCCTTAATCCCGGGCAGTACGTAATGATTAAGGGGACCTTCTCAAAAGGGAGGCAAAGAAGAAATCCGGGAGAGTTCGACTATCAGAACTACCTTGAAGAAAGAGGTATAAGTGCCCTCCACACAGCCTTCAGCACGGGTGACATTTCAATTCTTTATCAGGCTGAAAAGATGCCCCTTGAGGAGCTTGTTTTCAGCGTAAGAAAGAGTATTGATGAGGTATTCAGCAGGCTTCACACAAAAAACTGCGCCTCATTGCTGAGGGGATTTCTCCTTGCAGACAGGAGTGAAGTTGACGAGGAGGTGCAGAGCGACTTTATAAATACAGGCGTAGTGCACATACTGGCAGTCTCAGGGAGCAATGTGTTATTAATTATTATGATCTTTACACTCCTCTTCGGGCGCTTTAATGTGGTTGTGCGTTCTGTTCTGACCCTGACAGGGTTATTTTTATTTTTAATCATAACAGGTTCTTCACCTTCAGTTGTAAGGGCTGTAACAATGGGTGCGGTGGGTTCCGCGGCATTTCTTACAAACAGAAGCTACAACGTATTTAACCTCCTTGCAATTGCGGCCGTAATAATCCTGGGGCTTAACCCGAACCAGCTTTTTGATTCGGGATTCCAGCTTTCCTTTGCTGCGGTCATATCAATTGCTGTAATTTACCCTCACCTGAAATCTCTTCTGGACAGGCTAAATATAAAATCTGCAATAATTTATAAGCCCCTGCTTTTTATTTCAGTTACCATTGCGGCCGAGGTTGGCGTCTTGCCCTTTACGCTTTACTATTTCGGAAGGGTGTCGGTTGTTTCACTTCCTGCAAACCTTTTGGTTATACCGCTTTCTTTCCTTATTTCTGCCCTTGGAATAGTTACGCTAGTTCTAAATCCTGTTTCACAATACATAGCCTCGGTTTATGCCGGAATGAACAATCTTTTTGCCGACGTGCTGATTTATATAACGCACCTTCTTGGCAGCCTCAGCGTGTCGTATCTTTCTATAAGGGAATTCACTTTAGCTGACCTTTTAATATCATACACTTTTTTATGCGGCTACTTTATAGTAATAAGACGCCTGGAGAGCCTTTTGGCAAAGTGGATAACAGCATTGCTTTGTGTAATTAACATATTTTTATTCTGCTCACTGGACAATAAAAGTTTGCTGCCGGAACATGAGCTTACCATAATGGCGATCGACGTAGGGCAGGGGGATGCCACGCTTGTAAAGTTTCCGGATAATACCACAATCCTGATTGATGCCGGGCCGGTGAGCCGGTATTCCGACAGCGGGGAGAACACAATTTTTCCCCTGTTAAACCGCCTGGGGATTGATAAAATTGACTACGGCTTTATTTCTCACGTGGATAACGACCACTACTCGGGCTTTATTTCGCTGATTAAAAAAGGTGTAATAAGAAAGATCTTTAAGCCCAGGCTGGATAAAAATTATCCCAAGGACCTGAGTCTGGAGCAGTTTCTTAAAAAAAGCAGAATCCCCATTCTTTATTACAGGAAAGGAAGTCTTAAGTTCGGCAATGCTAAAGTCTACATTCTGAACACTGAGGAACTGGGAACTTCAGGGAGCTTAAACGACAGAAGCGGCGTAATTAAAATTGTTTACGGCAGTACAAGCTTCCTTTTTGAAGGGGATGCCGGGAAAATGGAAGAGGGAATATTAGCTGAAGAATACGGGGACTTTCTTTCTTCCGATTTCCTGAAAATGGGGCATCACGGGAGTAAACACAGCTCTTCTTCTAAGATGCTGGCCTTAGTTAAGCCTTCATACGGGTTAATAAGCGCGGGTGTACAGAACCGCTTCGGGCATCCATCAAAAGAAGTGCTGGAAAGAAGCAGGCAGTTTAGTATCAGACTTCTC
- the ispE gene encoding 4-(cytidine 5'-diphospho)-2-C-methyl-D-erythritol kinase, translating to MDYLEIKAPAKINLGLFVTEKRSNGFHNIETVFYPVYDLFDELVFSRCGTFEFHSDVKEIEDENNLIVKAKKLLEEHSKKKLNVKIELKKTIPMGAGMGGGSSDAAAALVSLNEMFQLNFNMDQMREFALTLGSDVPFFIKPRSAFAHGRGELLTMLNLDIPYPVLIVNPGIHISTKEAYQNVKVGPAPFDLRMIESICWNNIPDCIKYVTNSFEEYAFNKYPEIEGIKDLMYRKGAMFSLMTGSGSTVFGIFPTREGAEAVRNSLPKNYFTFLSL from the coding sequence ATGGACTATCTGGAAATTAAAGCACCTGCCAAAATAAACCTCGGGCTTTTTGTAACTGAAAAAAGGAGTAACGGCTTTCATAATATTGAAACTGTGTTCTACCCCGTCTATGACCTTTTCGATGAACTGGTTTTCTCACGGTGCGGCACATTTGAGTTTCATTCCGATGTAAAGGAAATTGAAGATGAAAATAACCTTATCGTCAAGGCAAAGAAACTCCTCGAAGAACACTCAAAAAAAAAACTTAACGTAAAAATCGAGCTTAAGAAAACTATTCCGATGGGTGCCGGTATGGGTGGCGGAAGTTCAGATGCCGCGGCGGCTCTTGTATCACTGAACGAAATGTTTCAGCTGAACTTTAATATGGACCAAATGAGGGAATTTGCCTTAACACTTGGCTCCGATGTACCTTTCTTTATCAAACCCAGAAGCGCATTTGCACATGGGCGCGGGGAGCTTCTAACAATGCTGAACCTGGATATCCCCTACCCTGTTCTCATTGTAAATCCCGGCATACACATTTCCACAAAGGAAGCTTATCAGAATGTTAAGGTCGGCCCTGCACCCTTTGACTTGAGGATGATTGAGAGCATCTGCTGGAATAACATACCGGACTGCATTAAGTACGTTACAAACAGTTTTGAGGAATACGCATTTAATAAGTATCCGGAAATTGAAGGGATCAAGGATTTAATGTACCGCAAAGGAGCAATGTTCTCCCTCATGACAGGCAGCGGATCCACCGTCTTCGGAATATTCCCCACGCGTGAGGGAGCCGAAGCAGTAAGGAACAGTCTGCCCAAAAACTATTTCACATTCTTAAGCCTTTAA
- a CDS encoding homocysteine S-methyltransferase family protein: protein MSFPGINIFSFAQKIGRPLVLDGAIGSLLQMKGLKTDEDLWTSLAGISNPDMVISIHKEYINAGADIITANTFRTNPAAINLSGVSSLSSEILVKKNMDAAKSARAGLPVLIAASNAPAEDCYQRERNLSRNELESNHITHIALLMLNGADFILNETQSHFDEIEIICRYCSRNDIPYVMSLFITPENKILSGEDASEVIEFVQKFNPLAIGLNCITPKVFEEFISGYKFSYNWGAYLNCGSGNYTDEKITCGVDEKAYYRVVKKMLPLKPSFIGSCCGSNSKHIQKIRDAINGLSGN from the coding sequence ATGAGTTTCCCCGGAATCAATATCTTCAGCTTTGCCCAAAAGATCGGCCGCCCCCTAGTTTTAGACGGGGCTATCGGAAGCCTCCTGCAGATGAAGGGCTTAAAGACGGATGAAGACCTGTGGACCAGCCTTGCAGGAATCAGTAATCCCGATATGGTAATCAGCATCCATAAAGAGTACATCAATGCCGGCGCGGACATAATTACTGCAAATACATTCAGGACCAATCCTGCAGCAATAAATTTAAGCGGAGTATCCAGCCTCAGCTCTGAAATCCTTGTAAAAAAGAACATGGATGCTGCTAAATCTGCCCGCGCAGGCCTGCCCGTTTTAATAGCAGCCTCAAATGCACCGGCCGAGGACTGCTACCAGAGAGAAAGAAATTTAAGCCGCAACGAGCTTGAAAGCAATCACATTACACACATTGCTTTGCTTATGCTTAACGGGGCCGATTTCATACTTAATGAAACCCAGAGCCACTTCGATGAAATTGAAATCATATGCCGCTACTGCAGCAGAAATGACATTCCTTATGTAATGAGCCTTTTTATTACTCCTGAGAATAAGATTCTTTCGGGTGAAGATGCCAGTGAAGTAATTGAATTCGTTCAGAAATTTAATCCCCTTGCAATAGGGTTAAACTGTATCACCCCAAAGGTGTTTGAGGAGTTCATTTCGGGCTACAAATTCTCATATAACTGGGGCGCTTACCTTAACTGCGGAAGCGGCAATTACACCGACGAGAAGATTACGTGCGGCGTTGACGAGAAAGCTTATTACAGGGTTGTAAAAAAGATGCTCCCCTTAAAACCCAGCTTTATCGGTTCCTGCTGCGGCTCAAACAGTAAACACATTCAAAAAATCAGGGATGCAATAAATGGACTATCTGGAAATTAA
- a CDS encoding glycosyltransferase family 9 protein — MIQIPKCKRFTGYKPCFPGHDCLQEGCRELVPIGVKILLINLDAMGDILMTTAQLKGLKRKFPESTIYWVTLKSTVPLLYNNPYIDKPLAYDFETISVLSQMEFDYVLNVDKSLRSGALAQSVKTRHRLGFGMDEDGKIIPLNDGAEYNYKLGMDDYLKFKVNKRSGQDYLAETFELDYQMDDYVFNFFDHELKYIEDYKASVGIKEGDMVIGFNTGCSLLYPNKKLTIEQHVTLIEKFLALGKYKIVLLGGPEDEKRNEEIASHFPGKVINTPVNGGVRRGACYESIPQVVITGDSFGMHLAIALKKYVIAWFGLSCWTEIELYGRGVKLYPEGLECAPCWKKECPYNLECRSMVDLGRIVKETVNYFENIEQKAQVLSK; from the coding sequence ATGATACAAATTCCAAAGTGCAAACGCTTTACCGGCTATAAACCATGCTTCCCCGGACACGACTGCCTTCAGGAAGGATGCAGGGAACTTGTCCCCATTGGAGTTAAAATACTCCTCATTAACCTGGATGCAATGGGCGACATACTGATGACTACAGCCCAGCTTAAGGGACTCAAAAGAAAATTCCCCGAATCAACTATCTACTGGGTCACACTGAAGTCAACAGTTCCCCTTCTTTACAATAATCCCTATATCGATAAGCCGCTGGCTTACGACTTTGAAACAATCTCCGTACTTTCACAGATGGAGTTTGATTATGTATTGAACGTGGATAAATCCCTGCGCTCGGGAGCCCTGGCCCAAAGCGTAAAGACAAGGCACCGCCTGGGATTCGGAATGGATGAGGACGGGAAAATTATTCCGCTTAATGACGGCGCGGAATATAACTACAAGCTTGGTATGGATGACTACCTGAAGTTTAAGGTTAATAAAAGAAGCGGGCAGGATTACCTGGCTGAAACTTTCGAACTCGATTACCAGATGGATGACTATGTATTTAACTTCTTTGACCATGAATTAAAGTATATTGAAGACTATAAGGCCAGCGTCGGCATTAAAGAAGGCGATATGGTTATAGGCTTTAACACAGGATGCTCTCTGCTCTACCCTAACAAGAAACTGACCATTGAGCAGCATGTTACGCTGATTGAAAAGTTTCTTGCACTTGGGAAATATAAAATTGTTTTGCTTGGCGGCCCCGAGGATGAAAAAAGAAACGAAGAGATCGCTTCACATTTCCCGGGCAAAGTAATCAATACTCCCGTAAACGGAGGCGTAAGGCGCGGCGCCTGCTATGAAAGCATCCCCCAGGTTGTAATTACAGGCGACTCTTTTGGAATGCACCTGGCAATTGCGCTAAAAAAATACGTCATTGCCTGGTTCGGCTTAAGCTGCTGGACGGAAATTGAGCTCTATGGAAGAGGCGTCAAGCTTTATCCCGAAGGACTGGAATGCGCCCCATGCTGGAAAAAAGAATGCCCTTACAACCTTGAGTGCCGCTCCATGGTGGATTTGGGCAGGATTGTAAAGGAAACGGTTAACTATTTTGAAAATATAGAACAAAAGGCTCAGGTATTAAGCAAGTAA
- a CDS encoding metalloenzyme, producing the protein MIFIDGVGFGEPDARKNPFFKLGFKAFTEVFGAIPSLNNQTLTAENGIFLFPTDARLGVDGLPQSGTGQTSIFCGFNAPKVLGQHFGPYPYSTLIPLIKEKNIFREFLDRKLEVNFVNAYPKIFFDYLASGKQRLSATTLCCRLSGLRLHDYEDLKEGKALSAEIDNSRWVTKLGYDLPVIEPESAAERLMGIASHNSFTLYEYFLTDHLGHGRNADTFEETMHTLDRFLYHILKNFPEDMTLVICSDHGNLEDISVKSHTLNPSITITAGKYAWELSEKIKDLTDIKPAILDLYG; encoded by the coding sequence ATGATATTTATTGACGGGGTGGGCTTTGGGGAGCCTGATGCCCGGAAAAATCCTTTCTTTAAGTTGGGCTTTAAGGCTTTTACTGAGGTTTTCGGGGCGATCCCTAGCCTCAATAACCAAACTTTGACAGCAGAAAACGGCATTTTTCTTTTCCCCACAGACGCACGCCTTGGGGTGGATGGGCTACCGCAGAGCGGAACGGGGCAGACATCCATCTTCTGCGGCTTTAACGCGCCTAAGGTTCTGGGGCAGCATTTCGGTCCGTACCCCTATTCAACGCTTATCCCTCTGATAAAAGAGAAAAACATCTTCCGGGAATTCCTTGATAGAAAGCTTGAAGTAAACTTCGTAAATGCTTATCCTAAAATATTTTTCGATTATCTTGCCTCGGGCAAACAGCGCCTTAGCGCTACTACACTTTGCTGCCGGCTTAGCGGCCTAAGGCTTCATGATTATGAGGACTTAAAAGAGGGGAAAGCCCTATCGGCTGAGATTGATAACTCGAGGTGGGTTACAAAACTTGGGTATGATCTTCCCGTTATTGAGCCTGAAAGTGCCGCTGAAAGGCTCATGGGAATTGCCTCACACAATTCATTTACATTATATGAATACTTCTTAACCGACCACCTGGGCCATGGGCGCAACGCCGACACGTTTGAAGAGACGATGCATACGCTTGACAGGTTTTTATATCACATACTGAAAAACTTTCCGGAGGATATGACGCTGGTGATATGCTCCGACCACGGCAACCTGGAGGACATTTCGGTTAAAAGCCATACGCTTAACCCTTCTATCACAATTACAGCAGGGAAATATGCCTGGGAACTGTCAGAGAAAATTAAGGATCTTACAGATATTAAACCGGCAATACTGGACCTCTATGGATGA